ACCAGCTAATGCAGTAACATTTACAGACACTGGAGAGTTCTgcataatatattaatatgCTTTGAGACTATCTGCATTATACACAATATATCGGTGCTTTCAACTTTGAGTGGTCAGAAGGCTTTTAACTGTGGAATACATTTTGCTCTATTGCTGTCTATTGAGAAACAATGGAgttgaaaaactctaaactagtgAAATTGTAAAGTACTGATAAGTTTCCATACACCAATGCTTTAACTGAAAAGACCATGATGATTGAGATCCCTGATGTTGCGTATCTCAGTGATTTGTAAAGGCATAGCAGCCTTATCATAGATTTGTGACTTTTTCTAGAATAGGACATGATAGGAGACTGAAAGGCAGAAACTTGAATTAGATTGAAATTCGTTTTGATGAACCagataatttgatgattttttcctcttttagtAACTATAAGGAACTTGGAATTGCTAAGTACACTCTAGAAGTCCTAAACTTGCATCAATTaatgaagtcctaaaactttttaaaatagCACAAGAAAGTATATGCAATGACTTACCTCGCTGGAATATTGCACGTCGCTAAAGTTAATTCTAAGCTTGCCCTGCAgctgaagactttcagacttGATATGCAATGTCAAATGACGTTgcttcccaaattttttttatcaatgcttaagtcctaaaactttttgtAGTGGCTCAATGAAGTATCTACATGACTCATCGTGCTGGAAAAAATCACACATGGTAGAAATTGATCTTAAACTTGTTCTAAGTGCGGCTGGAGATTCTGTCACCTCATGCACTATGTCCAATGACGTTCTTTCACATCTTCAACTTAAATTGATGTGGCTGAGTCTCGACTATCTCCATCTCCTGCATTGCCGAGTCAATCAAGTTCAGAATCCACATGTCAATCGAAAGAGAGACTGTCACAACTTTGTCAAATTACTAGATGATAAATTCTCCAGCATGGGACGCTGGTGGAGTTATCGATTCAATTCGAGGCCTGATTATTAGCGTTCAAAGGGACTTCCAGGATTTGCATTTGGTGCTGAAAGCTCTCCATATTGCTGGAGACAAATCCGTGTAACCTGAGTCATTTTGAAGAGGATCAGAGAGTATGTGGGAATTTGAATCTGTACGACAGAGATGTCTTGTGGGTTAGTGCTAATGTGTTAGATGCTATATGCGCATTCCATAAAACTGCTTATCTTCCCTCATCAAATCATGAAAGTTCCCTCTTGTTGATGAGATTTAGTCCAATGGTGAAATACCCAAAATCATGAATTTCAGCATTTTTGAAATGGCAAGTGAGGTTGGTGGCCCTGGATTTTGGTACTTTGGGAGGAAGGAAGCAATTGAGAGGCCATGATAAAGGAGGGATGGGAAGAAGCTCCTTAAATCACGCATTTAAGAATTGGGTGGCGATTGATTGATTTGGGGAGGTTTGAGAAGAGTAAAGCTGAAAATTGTGGTTCAGAAGGATagcaaaagtagagagagaaggttTCTAGAGAATCATGTGCAAACAATGTTGTCTGGTGTGTCGTCGAAGTCATGTCGCCATGTTGGAGGTTTCAAACCTTGAAAATGCCAATAAAGAAAATCTTAGATTGGAAATATGCCTCATGTGATTTTCTGATGAGAAGGAAATTTTATTGggtcattttaaaaaagttttaggacttaaatcaTAGATTCATTATTTATGGAATTGAGCTGTACTCTATGAAGACTTCCACTGTACTTATTTTGTTTCTATGGCATGGTCATACATTGGAATGACCCATAAAGATTAACTGCGAATGAATAGCAAGTATTCAGTGAGACCACGCTGCTTTAAATGGTCCGTTTCTGCATACTAGACTTCTCCCTCTAATAATATAGGAAATTGTAATCTGTCACTTCTCTATGTATTCACATTCTCTGTTTCTTATattgttttaggattttttcaCCATTGGACTTGGCTGGATTATTTTTGGTGGGCTTCCATTTGATATTGTGAGTAGTGCTCTTTTTCTCATGATCTAAGTTTGATCTCTTTGCAAACTTCAACTCACAACTAATTGTTATTATGGCACTATTATCAGTTTTAACTTGTCCTGAACCCGTGTTTCCTGTGTTTAGTTGAATGTTGTTGGGCAATTTCTTGGTTTTCTCGGCTCTGGCTTGTATGCATACTACAAGCTCATGGGGAAGTGACAGCTTCAAGCTTTTCAGCCTCCTTGTTCTGGGATAATGAGCGCTAGTATCATTCCAAGGAATCAATTGAAGATGGTTTAAAGCAAACTCCAACCAAAGGAATTTTCTAACTACAGAGAAGCTGCTACTCcgacttttcaataatattcaaGATAGAAAAGCTTTCTGAGGAGCTTGACAGCCATTTAACGGCCTTGGAACTCTGCTATATCATCCTGCTTTCCTACCCAATCAAGACGAGCGTTTAGCAAGCCTTTAGAAGGAGAGAAGCAACTTGTCTGAGCTGCTGAACTTATAACTCGTTGGTTCTTTGGAAGTTTTTATCGATACGCAGTTTCCAAGTTTGCCGATTTTATAATAGTAGAGGAAACGGCAGCAATTTTCATGCTCTTTTTGGTAGCGACAGCATTATTTGTTGATATGTTATCTGAGTCCTCTATATTTGCTTTTACAAGTGAAAATTGATATAGCTACGGCAAGTAATTGGTCATTTACCTACTAACTCTCATCATGTCACGTTGAAGTGATATCCGTTCTCAGTGAGATGTTCGCCAATGTTTTAAACTCCTCGATCCTACTTAACATTTGCAGCAGACTTTATGAACACTTTTTTGAACTGGCCAAcataaaaatagattttaaaaaataattgaatttgaattttttattttttaaaaattaaaatttgtaaaacatttaaaaataaaaataaaaattagaatttgtaCTAACGCCAGATGAGAAATCGAGCAATCTCATGGTCTTTGATAACAAGGTTCTGCTGTCTGACTTGGCAGCTCCAGGCTAGTGACAGGAGCTCAGAAGCCAGCTAAAAACTGGCGAGGCGTTCGTGaaggacaaaaagaaggaaaaagaaaataagaaaataaagaaagaaaaaatagaaaaaaagtaaataaaaaacaacaatattaaaaattcaattaaaaattcttttttttcttggataaattattttttatatcaaccgaaaaattttcaattatatattaccaaacaaagcctttcgtttttcctttcaaacaaacgcaccctaagtgcCCAATAGAATAGAAAAGTTACATGAGTACTAACGCCAGATGAGACAATTAGCAGATTCTGCTGTCTGACTTGGCAGCTCCAGGCTACAGGAGAGAAAAACTGGCAAGGCGTTCATTCCAATGATCTGGATAAATTCAATATCAACCGAAAAATGGCCTCAGATTTAATAGTTCATCACAATGAATGGTCAGATTTAAGGAGTGCCCACAACAAATATCGCTAACAGTACCATGAATTAAAACAAATACTCAACACAAATTTGTGGCTGTCGTAacaagagagaaaatgaaacaTTCCTCGATTTATATGGTCAGTTCGAAGCTTTCAACACATTAGGCCACAATTACACAAAACAGATTGATTCCTCAACTCACCTAGTAACTATCCAACAAACAAGCCTCACACATTATACAAGTAGTTTTTGGCATCCTAATCTAATGACTGTTACTacaaaatacaagcagaatatCCTCACTCTCCACTATGATGAAAAAGCTGTCAGATAACTATGTACACAGCTCAACGACCTAAATTACTCAGCAGCGATAGTAATGCCAGCCTCCCTTACAAGCTGTTCACTCAAAGCTGCAAGTTTTGTGACCTGCATTTTTACCTCGGTAAAACATTCACTGTTCTCATCTGAACTTGTCATATCAGACAGTTCTTCATGGAGGCCACTGGCATTAGTGTCCACCTCGATGCTTAAACTAGCTTTACCTAAAAATTCTTGAGTCATTTCCACAAGCTTTTCAAGAGCACTAGTTGCAGCTTCAACTTCCAGCTGGGCGGCCTCAATTTGAAGTTTCTCAATAGCTAAGTCTCCCATACTCTTCTCACCAACTCTCTGTTGTGCCAACTCATGCAATTTCCGGAGATCACTAGCATCATTaatcatttcttctttcaacCTTTGAAGGTCCTTCTCCCTTTCACCTAGTCTAATCAGGGCACTTTTGAGTTCCTCGTCCTTGAGTGTTAGAGCCCTTTGTGCATCCAAAACTTCCATTTCTTTATTTCGCAAGTTTTCTCTTGTTAAATCAATCTCAGTTTCAAGCTGTTTGTTTTTCCACCTAAAATCATCGGTTGGTAACGTGATGAGCTGCTGTGACCCTAGACCACCCACACCCACCACGTCATATTCTTTATCCTCTAAGGGGATAACTAGTCTGTTCGTGAGTTCCACAATCCGCTCTACAACAGATTCGGCTTCAGTGCATCTCCATTTTGTATCACTAAGCTCGCTTTGCATGTTCTGGACATGCTCCTCCTTGTCCTTTAGCAAATTCGTTGCCTGGATAAGCTGGTCCTCTCTCCCATTCATGAGTCTCTTGAGCTCTTCAGTTTCCCAGTTTAATTCTTCCAACTTCTTCTTTGTATTTAACAGTTCGACATCTTTCTCCTCCAGCATGAGCTGAAGAGCAGTCTGTTGGGAATGCAAATGCTGAATTTCCAGTTTGGCTTCCACCAGTTCTCCTTCTTTCAACCGCAGAAGATCTTGGGTTTCTTGAAATTCAGAGTTTCTCCTGTTAAGCTCAGTCTGCAGCAAGGACTTATCCTGAATTGCCTGCTGGAGAGAAGCTTTCTCTTTTGTCAGCTGATCCTGCAACTCTTCCACCAATTCTTTCTCCAATGATAAATCTCGCTCAAGCTCTTTGTTTCGGGCTTCAGCAACCCTAAGTttcactctctcactctctaCTTCTATTTGGACATCCTTCAAACTTGCCATGTGTGCAGCAATACTTTCCTTCTGCTCTACAAGTTCTGTTATTTGCTTTTCCAAaagcttctccttctcctccattcTCTGCCTCGAGGAAACCAAAGATTGCTGAGATGATATCAATTCGGCCCGCACATCTCCAAGAAGTCTCTTCACCCTTCTGAAATCCTCTAATGTCTCATTAGATTCTGCGGCATGTTTAGAGGCTTCATCCGACAATTTCTTTAAATCCTCCTGCGCTAGCAACCATTCCCTTGTCCGTTCCTCCAAAGTAGCCTCCATACTTTTTACCTTGTCTTCTTCTGCCTTCTTCAATGTCATAGAAAActctaattcttcttctttctcctcgaCTGCTCTTCGAAGTTCTTGAAGCTCAAGTTCCTGCTTCTTGATAACTTCATTGGCTTCCGTCAAGAGCTGGGATTTCCGTTCAAGTTCCGATTCGATCACCAAAGCATCTTCACTTCTTTTCATCAGTTCACTGTTCATTTTTTGTATCTCATCTTCTTTCAGGGATAATGCAGATTGAGAGGCTGCAATCTCCTGCTCCCTATCTCTTAGTCGAAGCTTTAAATCTTCTATCTCTCTAGCTTGAGAAGCGAACTTCAAATTTGCCTGCTTCAAATCCCATTCCAACTTCTCCTGCCTAGATAAAGCAGCAGCAATCACTTCCTCCCGACACTTTAACTCCTCTGTCGCACGATTCAACTCGCTCTCATCCAACAGTAGCTTTCTCTCAGCCTCCTCTaaatcttcttccctcttcttcaaAGAAGCCAGAGCAGCATGGAGGTCTGATTCCAAcacttcaaaattcaaatccagCTGGACATCCTGAGGCACGCTAGAAGCTTTGTTCATTTCTTCCAGCTTATGAGTTCGCGCAAATAATCTCTCGAGGAGAACTCTAGCAGGTTCAGCTGCGCCATTATCACTGATCCTCGAGTTCCTGTTATTCAAAACTGACTTCACACAATATAGAGAGTGGTTCTTCCAAGTCGGCGTGGTACTCAGAAAAGGTAGTTTCTGCTGCTTCCTCCTCAGCCTTGCATAGCACTGGAACACAGCAAAGCAGACAATCAGAAAATAGATCTAGAAGTTCAATCCTCCAACATAGTCATTACAGCAGGGACCGGAACAACCGAATATGTCCATTACCATAGTTTAAACGGTCATTTACTCCCGTGTAAGGGGCAAAGCGCCGTCTCATacagaaatttcaaaactttcctAACCTAACACATCAAATGAAGTTTCCCTCGTCATTTCTCGCGCAATAGGTCTCCTCAACAACCGACATGAATAAGATAACTTTCGCCTTCGACAAGCCCGTCACCTACGACTATACTATCGACCGAAAACCAACTTGCCCAGAACCTCAATCTCTCTCCGGGTATTAAATGTAAAGAGACGAGCCCACAAACAGACCACAATCCTATAACACGAAAGCTTTCTCTTTCCTCTATTAGCTCCGAGAAGAACACCAACCCATGTCGGAATCACACGAATAGAGACGCTACCTAAGCATCAAAACACGCAAAGAGGAATCCATCGCGCATAACATCCAAAGCCCACCAAAATGCACGCCGTTTCCTCCCACGTAGACCCGCATGCACGCGTGACCAAGCCACGCCCGCAGAGATTCACACAAACCGCCCAAGcatcctagagagagagagagagatagagagagagagacctggcAGTCGCAGTGGAGAGGGGATGAGGTGGAGGGGAGACTGAAgcggatggcggcggcggcgaactCCATGCCTCGCCCCGCGTGCGCATTCGTGCTGGCAATGGGGACGCACGAAAATCGGCCTCGCCTGCGACTCGCAcgcctagagagagagagagagagagagagagaaagcttgcGTGTGCCGACAAAGTATCTGTGGCgcgcggaggaaggaggaaggaaagaggaaagggaGGGGAGGGGCGCACGTTAGCAGGATGCCTTTCGCTTTCCCGGGAAAATGCTAAGATGCGCCGCGACGTCTCCAATTTATCCAAAACGGGAATACGAATCCGACGTGTGAGCGCGAGAGATGGTTTCGGATCTTCAGTTTGGCATTTTGCTGACTCGAGTTTtaccattcctttttttttttttaattattctatttaAGCTCTGTTagtttaagaaaaaataaataattcaaaagttttttttttttttttgaaaaaatgatcatttgaaataataagTTAATAGAGATTGTTTTCATCACTAACAAAAATTCATATCTAAAACTTTTCGTGaacgatgaaaatatattttaattattcattttttaggGAATACAAACAATCGGTTTTtggaatatgttttttttaaattatttatttttcgcgaaacaaatgaACCCTTAATTggattaacttttttttttttttttgaaattgtcaattagtaaaaaaatgCACTTTgtagttttatttttgaaatgagagACTACTATTGATCAATCAGCCGGACCTCTTCAATGcatgaaatgaaaatagaaatatgagacctctttcttttcttttgaagggatgtctcttactttttcttttttttttgttggtcctactttatttttattataactCTCACTCTGAGATTTTGACTTTACTTCCTTCCAAAATATGAGAGTCAAAACtcatatttgaaattatatCATCTTTATTGCAACCTCCTTGAAAAGGTGAGGTTCAAACcaccccccacctcccccttttcATATGGGGTGGAGATAGACTTCCTCCCAAATATTGGAAACAATCTATAATTgtttatatttgtttttgagaaaGTAGCCAAAATTTCGTCTTGTTTCTTCCTGTGTAGTCCTACATCAAGATGTGACATCAAGGAGCGAGTGATATCCCgattcatttttccttcttttccaaatattggaaacaatttataattgttgatatttgtttttgagaaaGTAGCCAAATTTCATCTTGTTTCTTCCTGCATAGTCCGACATCAAGGAGCAAGTGATATCCCAATATAGAGTGTGAATCTTCCAAAATCTCGAAAACACAAGTATACATTTCTGTGATGGAGCAGTACAAGGCATCAAAAAGATATGTTTAGGGTATTGCATAAAAGCGCTTTTAAGTCCTAAAACAGTGCTCTTCCAATTCAATTGTAGATCCAGTGTACTATCTCAGATCCATTCTTTAGATAGGTAATATACGATCCTATTGCAATTCTCGTGATGTTTTACACCGCTCGTGTCAATCGATGATATTTGTGGAAAGCACGGTAATGAAGGAGAGCGCACCACGGGGCGCAACCCTCCGCCACCAAAGGAGGGGAAAAGACGGAAGTAAAGTCTGTGAATGGGGACGTTGGATGGTGACCTTTCATGGCCAACTTTGCGTGGTCCTTTGCCGACTTCTTTCAATGCATGTGTCGTTGTCTTTGCAATCCCATCAGCTTCCAGCTGAATCCTACAGTTATCCCCAAAAGGAAAACAGCTAATTACACTGAATACCCCCTTCACGATACAATCTATCTACCCGCCGAACTCTTTTACCAAGAGTTTGGGTTTGATGCCTCTGTCCCGTGCGTCGTCGACTATATATCTCATCTTAAAATCAAGTGAATTGATTTGAGGATTATGAATTGCTACCTGCAGCATGTTAGTAACAACAGTAATGAAGGAATGTCCGTATGCATCATTTTCTACTGGCCATTCTGCATGGACCACTACTGGCCATTCTTCGATGTCCTCATGATTCATGCTGTGTCCGTAACATAACTTATTAGGTTTCAAGAAAGTAATTACTGCCACCAAAAAGTCCAACCCATCCTCTGCACCCAGAATGATGTAATCCAACGTGACAGCTCCAAGCAAATAAGCTTTGATTTCGAATGTACTTATTACATCATAAAAAGATCTGGCCTTTTCAGCAATTGCCTTAAATTAACACATTTGAACATTACATCTAattatcgaccaaaaaaagaacattgcATCTAAATAATAAGCTCGaagatttccaaaattcatcTATAGCTTTTCGGGTAATATCTGTACTCATTCATGTACATTAACAAGGAAAAATCGTTTCGTATAGACTGCCATCTTGTGAAAAGCATTTATGTGGGATTACAAAATGTCACCACAGACTGCCATCTCCGCAGGTATCGTCAACTAACTAAAATGCGGAGAAGACACTGTGGAGATGTGGCATTATGACTATACCAAAGAGATAGGATTTactctcacaaatataaaccCTATTCCCCTTTCAAAAGACTCAATCAATCTGCTAAGATTTTCCCGTAGTAGCCTCTGCTGTCTCAGTTTTGGAAACATCATTAGTGGAACATTGCAAGAAAGAGTTCACCTGTTTTCTAAACAAAGTGCCACTATCGATGATGATGTTTGCTATAGTAGTCTTCAATTCATCCTCTACCATTCTTGTGTTGTCATTTACTCCATTATCTCCATATATGTCAGAAGCAGCGGCATGGCCTTCTTGGGCTAACATATGTGCCTGATGAACATGTGACAAGTACATGGCTAACGGAAGAAGAATGACTTCTAAATATTTAAGACAGAGCCATATATAGACCACATAGGATGCAGTTCCAAACAAGGATGAAACATAACAAGGTCATGGTGAAGAGACATCAAATGCCAAGTATTAGGAAATCAAAAATTTCAATCGAGGCCCACATAAAAGTCAGGAGGTAACTTCCAAGTAGGACAAACCCGGGCAGCCATATTCACTCCCATGTGATTTTTTCACTTTCGGAATTGAGTTTGAATAATATAACCAAGAATATAGACAATCTTGATCAGTTGCAGTTACCAAGCATAGAACTACATTTGGGATAGTCAAACTTTCTGAAAGTTCATTGAAAGAGATAACAAAAGACAACTCACTAGAAGTTTAGGAAGAGTATCAGTGTCTATAGCGTGTCATTTTACCTACTTAACTATGCATGTGGAAGAAATTATAAGACGTTATAAACAGATTCCTGATTTCCAAAACAGTTAGTTAAGAAAATCAACAAACCCCAAATAAGATTATTTCAGATTGAAGACCATGTGAAATGGAACAGAAATTAGCTTTGCATAAATTGTGTGACTGGAGAATCTTCTAGCttgtccaaaaagaaacaaaacaattatgaattttcttgaaaaatacaagaacAGTATTGACAAAGTGAGTGTGTGGTATGCATGGCCGATAAAGtaagttcttttaatttttctgataACAATATGAGAGTGGTCATCATCCAGCTCAattatcacaaaacaaaataaaacggAACATCAAAACCagccaaaaacaaaatttccaaatcaattGTCAAATATAAAGAAGAGTCACAGACTTCTTAACAGAACAGCACTAATGAGAGATGGTGGAATTACTAAGATGAGTTAAAAAGGCAACAAAGTTTACATGCACAAGATTTGGAGGATGAAAAAGATATTCTAGTAGATCTGCAAAAATTTGCTGCTCTATGGTTAAGTTTTCATGCATGTAGCCTAAGTCTATAAGATCTAGTCATGCAATTGCAAACATTTCACGCCTCAATGcaccttctctttctttctttccttcagtttctttcttttgtccttcAGTGGTGGTAATCAGGTTTAATTTGCACAGGGGGAACTAATCATATATACAGGAGATGCTAAACCAGTTCCAATTGCCTAAAGTTGAAGGATTGCTCTTAGGTCATAAAACCAGATGCTCAAGGCCCCAAAAAACCATTTTCCTCGAGTATAAAATCTCACGTTGACCCACAGAGCATTCAATCATTAAAAGCAACTGCATAAAGCATAgttagaaaatatatatatctcctCTTATCACAAGGATAGAACCAGTGTCTATGCAAAGGGGCTACAAATTTCATGTCACAACTGACTCTAAAAGGTTTTCATTGTTGACTAGAGGCTACTAAAGGCCATATAACATTTGCAACAAAAATCACTAGAACGAGAAAAGTACCAGCACAAAACCTGAAAAAACTAAttagtttaaaaagaaaaaaaaaatccaacaaagCAGGAAGAGTTTCCAAATTGCAACTCAAGGGGGGTGCAGTGCAATTTCAGACAGTCAAGGGACTCTTGCAATTAACCCTAGagattttaatttatatatgcAGTCAATTGCCTTTTATCCTGACTTACAGAGGTCAGGAGTATCTCACAAGAGAGCTGATAACCTAAATTTGATCACAACCATTGAGATTATATTTAAATGACATCCTCTTTTATGGAATGCATATGAAAACCCCAGTTCCGAATGAAATTGGATATAACTTATTGTAATGCACTAAAGTCAGGCAAAATTAATGATGCCAAACATTTAAGTCTACATCCCCTAATGTgcaacaaaatcaaaatctgaCAATTATTGCACTAGACCTTACCCAAAATTAAGCACATCAAATCAGGAGACGAAGGGATTATTCGATAATTATAGTATGAATTTATGGCTGAACTACTTCAATGAGCATGTGGTcagaaatgatgtcattttttaagaaattgtaGAATATATCAATAATCAAAAAGTTTGTGACCTGAACAACTATCAGTTGGGCTATTATGGATCAGAATTCCAAGGTAAAACTAACCAATCTGTATCATGAATTCCTACAACCTCTATATCCAGATTTGAGATGTGCCTTTAACATAGACCTGACAAAATAAGAACTTCATATTCTCAAGTAAGAAGTGTACAATTATCAAATTTCAGTGGCAATGTCATGAACACAAGGACAGAGAACGTCATTCATTTGCAAAATTGTAACATaaagaatatacaaaataaCATGGAAGCTTTAACTTACTGCCCGGCAACTGTTTTAATGGACTCTTTAAACATTGAAAGGTTAACTGCACATGCCATCATCAAACAACCTAAAGTTTCAAGGGTGATTCTAATCATGAAAAGCAGATAGTATACCTGTGCAGTTATACGGCCGATTAGGTCATTCAACATAGATGAGAATCGTATGCCTTCAACAGAGGAAGAATCAAGGTCTTTTGCATCATCTGCAGTGATATTGACAACACAGTCTTGCAGTGCATTGTGGATGGTTTTGCACTCTTGCAATAGCTTGGTCAAGGCAGTTTCACATTGTTgattcatttgtttttcctcttcaagAAGTTTCTGACAAGACACCATAAGAATCGGCATCAAGAAAGCTTTGCCATAAAGAAACTCAAAATAACCTGCGTCTATCCACTCGTATGTTCATCTGGGCCATATCTTGTGTAGTTGTATTGTTTAAAACCGCCACAAGCATTGCATTATTGTCTCATCTAATCAGTTTAAATCAAGCTCCATGTATACAGACTAGTACTAACTAAAGAAAGAC
This genomic stretch from Eucalyptus grandis isolate ANBG69807.140 chromosome 3, ASM1654582v1, whole genome shotgun sequence harbors:
- the LOC104437021 gene encoding myosin-11 produces the protein MEFAAAAIRFSLPSTSSPLHCDCQCYARLRRKQQKLPFLSTTPTWKNHSLYCVKSVLNNRNSRISDNGAAEPARVLLERLFARTHKLEEMNKASSVPQDVQLDLNFEVLESDLHAALASLKKREEDLEEAERKLLLDESELNRATEELKCREEVIAAALSRQEKLEWDLKQANLKFASQAREIEDLKLRLRDREQEIAASQSALSLKEDEIQKMNSELMKRSEDALVIESELERKSQLLTEANEVIKKQELELQELRRAVEEKEEELEFSMTLKKAEEDKVKSMEATLEERTREWLLAQEDLKKLSDEASKHAAESNETLEDFRRVKRLLGDVRAELISSQQSLVSSRQRMEEKEKLLEKQITELVEQKESIAAHMASLKDVQIEVESERVKLRVAEARNKELERDLSLEKELVEELQDQLTKEKASLQQAIQDKSLLQTELNRRNSEFQETQDLLRLKEGELVEAKLEIQHLHSQQTALQLMLEEKDVELLNTKKKLEELNWETEELKRLMNGREDQLIQATNLLKDKEEHVQNMQSELSDTKWRCTEAESVVERIVELTNRLVIPLEDKEYDVVGVGGLGSQQLITLPTDDFRWKNKQLETEIDLTRENLRNKEMEVLDAQRALTLKDEELKSALIRLGEREKDLQRLKEEMINDASDLRKLHELAQQRVGEKSMGDLAIEKLQIEAAQLEVEAATSALEKLVEMTQEFLGKASLSIEVDTNASGLHEELSDMTSSDENSECFTEVKMQVTKLAALSEQLVREAGITIAAE